In Mangifera indica cultivar Alphonso chromosome 14, CATAS_Mindica_2.1, whole genome shotgun sequence, the DNA window ACCCTTCAGGGGCATTAACTGAAACAGGAGGAGCTGCGGCCATTGGAGACCTTAAGAGGAAGCTTGAACTctttgtaagtttttttttttttttttcaatatatttttgttgtgtgtGTTCTTACTATACCATATTGTGCTGGGAATATAAATCGGTCTTACAATTTCTCTTACTTGCAGCAAACAAAACTCCGGCAAGCCATCAGCGTGTTAAAGCCTCATTTAAGCAGTGAAAGCCAGATCAGTGCAGTGGCAGCTATCCAAGAGCTAGAAGCTCTGGCAGTGATGGATATTGGCACGCCGCTGCAAGAGGTTACTCAAGTAGCACAACCGCCACTGCCACCACCAGCTCCacaacagcaacaacaacaatcacGATAACCATTTCTGGCTTAAACTTAAGTAAAAACTGTGAAAAGCTTGCGAATTTGTTGTGATGTATGTAGGAAGCTGAACTCATTCCTTGGATCAGTGAGGGTTGTAGTAGAAGTATTCTAACTCAGACACAGGAAGAAAAGAGAATCTGTAAAAGGAATAGGCTGATGTTGCAAGCCTAATTCTCATTGTTTGTGAATTCTAAGTCGTTTGTACAACTTTGTATTTGACATTAGCTTGTGTTTTCATGTACTTTATTATCCAGTTTTTCTAAGTAATTTCAGTAGATTATGACATTTGATTATTTTTGCAGCGGTTAGTCAATCTCTTCTATCTAGGGTTGGCTGCTTTGGATCAGctgaaacaatattaaattcaagatcaacttaatttcaaatgagttattttaagattgataaattaagatttaattttaaagtaaaaatagtttaattttaaatttaatctgaattaattcaaatttaatccgTTCTACAAAAAAAAACTGAGACTTGGGTTTAAATTCGGCCTTTGTGCTCAACTCAACTCTCCCTTATTTGATGGAAACTTTACGTGAATATACCAATTTTATccccaaaaataaatatttattcgcCCTTAATTGATGTACTTGACTTTCTTTCACCCTACCCTACATGACATTTTTTCAATTATGGATGTCACTTTCATGCTTATATTGTTTGGTGGAATTGGGTGGTTCAGTGGTCCTGTCCTCCACTTGAatccaattaatttatttcacgCGCTTACTCAGGAACCAATCATAATCAGAGAAACTCCATCAAAAAGCTCATTTTGACTGAATAATGCTGGCCACTTCCTCCGCCGACCACGCTGGACAACCTCGGCCGCCCATGGATTAGTCCAATCAAATCTAACGCGATAACATTCTTATGCCTACACACTATTGTTTACCtaccatattttatttttaatttaaaattaaatcatataataatatattatttatatttataattataaaatatatataaaaaatattttattattaaattaatgtttacatttttcttcatattatatatctatttttaatttttttattaaatgagttattaacattttaaattgagTTCTAATATTAAACCGctgaaaattgatttaaattagatgatataatatatttattataatatattaatttgatatatatattctatattataaaatattgataattatgttatatatgtttatatatatatatatatatataaaacaacatctataagttaatatttttatataacattatttttttattatttaataacaagatgataataaacaaaataaaaaattaagttaaaattacaCTAAATTAAATAGATAAGTATTGTTAATTGACCATAAAAGGTATAAGAAAAAGTAATATATACTACATACAAAATAtgctaaaattgatatatataagcatatgtggtgaagtattattttatttataattaaaaatcatataatgatatattaacatttatacTTGTGTTATTGTTATTAGAGTATAAAGTATTAATGAATAAGAAatatattaagataatcttatattcgaattgaattgatttaaattcaattgtCAACTTGATCAAGTTTGAAACAAGTTGTATTGACATGAGCTCTAACTCAGGCTATGGAAGTGCATTGAGGTCAAACTCAATCAATAAAGTGTTCAATTAAGTAAACttataaacattttaattttacgAATAAGATGTAATCATTCTGTTCaatttaaaatgacatttttgaattacattttcattaTGTAAGCATAGCACAATAGTACCGTTTCGAggtataaattcattatatcacaagtgtaataaaataatagtatttttctatataatttagAGATGAAACCACGTTGTTTTTTTGtatcaaactcaaaattttcatataatatagagTTTGAACTCATTTCCTTCAAAACTCGTCAAGTTTAAGCATAGTTTTGAATTTTACTATACTAATATCAGAGTCAAACTCAAAGAGACCTAAACCCTAGTGTGTGTCTTGCTCTAATTCTCTGCTAATTGTGcacatgtaaattttaaatatacatagcAAACTTTGATGCTAAGAAATTGCACGTGGGGtttacaattttatcaaatgaagTGCATCTGGGAACACATTTTTTCCAGATGTTTGAGTGAAAGACAAAACCaaatagtatttattttattttaaattattattaaagaaataatagtCAAAAATAGCAAAATCCCAACCGTAATTTGCACgtataatgaaaagaaaaatgcaaataTAAACATCATTCTTGCATTAaatgagtgaaaaataaaataaaaatccaataataaaaagaaagaaaatgttctCTTTGGTGAAGTTAGAGATAGATTCTAATGAAGTTAAACTCGAAATTCGATTTGACAACTGCTTGAAGTAATATAGGTTTTCATTCACCAAAATTTCCAACCTTTGCCACCACTGATAACGTGGGCGTATATATATTTGGGGTCCCAAGATTTTGAAGACAAAATAGTTTAAGAGTTTTGGATTGGAGataatagagagagaaagagacacaGTTCATTTATCTGTTTGTGGACTTTTATAGACGGAGAAGAGATGAGAGTGTAAGAGAAACAGTGAAAAGTTAGTTGTTGTAGTTGTAGTTGTAGTTGTTTTTGCACCAGTTTAACCTTTTATGGGACCTTGAATTCCTTTTGCCTCTAACTCAAGTGggtcactctttttttttttatttgaggaCCTACCATTTCTCCTCTACTCCCACTTGCTCCTCCTCTTAGTTGACTCCTTTTTGCTTCagtttcttctctctttctcctatgccctcttttattctctttatcCTAAGAAAGATCtagtcttttattttttttaaaacttgtgtTCAAGGTTTAGACTTTGTGTTCAACGTTGAAGATTTCAGTATCTTTGTTTGATGTTCTTTGAACTTTGATTGTTTTGATCTTCAAGAGGGTGGTGTTGTTAAAGGTGGATGTTTATCTTTCGATTTAAGCATCTGGGTGCTTCTGTTGCATAAGTCAAAAGGGTGGTTTTGTGTTGGATTGCTGGTTGAGATTTATTCATGCTTGGCCCAAGACAATGGAGATGTTTATGGCcagatttttatttcttttgcatTGAATACATAAGAAGCTTGTTGAAATAATATGAAGAATCTTCTCAAGAAGCTTCATATCATGTCTAATCCATCGGAAGACTCAGAAGGATCAGCTTCATCAAAGATTAGTAAGTTCCAcgaatcatcatcatcattatcatcctTTCATAATCCTGAGAATAAATCCATTTCTGGTCTTTCAGATTGGTTTAGTTCAGTTGTACATAAAAAAAGTCCAAGTCCACCATCATCTTCAAATGTGACAAGAACAGAAAGAACAAGTGAGCCTGCTGATTTGGCTAGTGGTAGTGGCTTAGATGTTGTTTTGGATACTGTGAGACGTGACTCAGGGTCCATTAACTCCAGGGATCCTGATATAGAGGAAGAGTATCAGATACAATTGGCTTTGGAGTTGAGTGCAAAGGAGGATCCTGAGGCTGTTCAGATTGAGGCTGTTAAGCAGATTAGTTTAGGTTCTTGTGATCCTGAAAATAGTCCTGCTGAAATTGTTGCATATAGATACTGGGTAAGTTTGCCTTTTCAATTACTATCTCGTAGACTCAAGTCAAGTCCTGTTGCAGTTAATTTCACTAGTTATTGTAACCTTTTTCTGAAGGAAGATTTTCATTACTGCTTCGTTTTTAAAGTCAACTGACATGTTATATTATCAAGGTGTTGATTTTGCcataaatttgttaattcttttttgatgaaataatttgtcTTTACTGTAAAGTTGAgttaggaagaagaaagaaatgaataaaaagtTCTGGGAAGTTTTCAGAGTCATTCATGTGAATATCATGATACATGTCATTCAGATATGATGAAAGATAGAAACATTAACTCATTAATGTTGCTAGCTTCCTGATGTCATAACCATATTATTGAGAGACATCAAGTTTTTTTAACTAGTTGAAAGAAAGTGGTAATTGTTTCAATGGTTGAGTTTCATTATCTATGAAAATCTAGTTCACAGATACATTGGCCTGAAAAGTGAGTGTGGAGAGACTTTTTTGTGGAGTTGGTAAACGAGTTGACAGAGTAATAGCATTGGGAGGAACAAGAAAAGTTAGATCAGCAATTAGGATAGTCTATTAACATCTTCCACTTTAGGTTATTGGGTGATATTTGTGAATACAATAGAGCTTCCCTTAGCTTGCTATGTAGTTCAATCCTTGGTTACTCATGGACTTTATTACTAACTGAAACTCCAATTGGATGCCCATGTTTGAGATATGGTTGATAGACGTAGATATTGACGTTGGATCCTTACTAATAGCTTAAGCTTGTAGGTTAAGTGGTTCCTTAACAATGATCAGATTAGTAAAGTAATTGATGAAATCTCTTTTGGTTATTAAACATTCAAGTTATATTAACCTTATAAGATACATTCTTCTTTCTTAAGAAGCTGGATATGCATATACTATGTTCTATCTTTAATTGAATGCTTCACAATTGGCATTTGTTTTATGATTTACTTTGCCACATGTTTATTCCTTTCTAACTTATCTCATATCGTAGATTTGTCCGTGCTTCACAGAATTACAATTCTCTTAGCTATGATGACAAGATCTTGGATGGATTTTATGACCTGTATGGAATCCTGATGGCATCCTCCTCAGACAGAATGCCATCCCTTGTTGACTTGCAAGGAACGCCTGTTTCAGATTGTGTCACCTGGGAAGCAGTTTTGGTCAATAGAGCTGCTGATGCAAATTTGTTAAAACTTGAACAAAAGGCCCTTGAGGTGGTTGTCAAGTTAAGATCACAAACTCTAGCTTCTGTGAGCAGTGATTTGGTGCAAAAGCTTGCTGTTTTAGTTGCTGAACACATGGGTGGACCAGTTGGGGATCCTGAAAACATGCTGAGAGGATTTCAAAGTCTTAGTTACAGTTTGAAAGCAACTCTTGGCAGTATGGTTTTGCCACTTGGTTCTCTGACAATTGGTTTGGCTCGTCACCGTGCATTGTTGTTTAAGGTACTTGcttaacatatttattatttttttggtggtAAGTTGCACCATTTATTGTCACGTAACTTTTTCACACTCCAAGTTTAAAGGGCCCAAGAGTTcttaacattttcataattcTCTTATATACCACTTAATGTTCTATATGGTTATGTAGGTTATTGCTGATAGTGTGAGCATCCCTTGCCGGTTGGTGAAGGGACACCAATATACGGGTTCTGATGATGTGGCAATGAATTTTGTAAGGATCGATGATGGAAGGTAAgtgctattaaaattttgaagttactGTTTTTCACAATGTAAACAAGTTATCTAGATACCTAGATTTTGGCTCcctttatttgttttgtattgGGACAAGGGATTGAATAATCTTGTATGTCTAGCATCATTCACACGAAAAACATTgaacattatttttttcatgcatATGATGCTTACGATGTTGTAAACTtgtttacaaaaattatttcatgagTTCCATTATTATGAGATTCTTGAGTAGGAGAAATCTTCAGTTTGTTGCATAcatctttttgttttaaaattaggtGTAGTTCTTGCATTTGTTCAATTGGATACATGGCTTACCAAGGGTCACATTGCATAAAGTTGGTtccattatattttttcattgtttgtgTGGTGTTCCAAAGCGTGTACCTCTTTATTAAGGtgaataatgataaataatgtgGATATCAGGGAGTACATTGTTGACCTAATGGCAGATCCTGGAACTCTTATTCCTTCTGATGCAGTTGGGTTACATATAGATTATGATGACTCCTTTTACTCAGCCAGTCCTTTATCAAGAGACATTGACTCATCTCATGTAGCCTCCTCCAGCAGCGGGGTTGGGAGCTCTTTTGAAGAACATTCTGAGTTTGGGATACCTGATAAGAGATCCAGACTCGGGATTTCTGTTGCTATAGCCAGTCATTCTGAAGACACTGGAAAATTTGACACTTCAAATTTTACGGGGACAATCAAAGGTGAGGAAGAATCCAATAAACTTTCTTCCAATGTAGAGAGGGTGCCAGCACGAGAAGTTCCAGGCAGATCTGGTTATCCTTACACACGTGCAAGATCTCCTTCTTGGACTGAGGGTGTTATCTCTCCGGCAGCACATAGAATGAAAGTGAAAGATGTTTCACGGTACATGATTGATGCTGCCAAAGAGAATCCACAATTAGCTCAGAAGCTTCACGATGTGTTGCTTGAAAGTGGTGTTGTTACTCCTCCAAATTTGTTTACTGAAATTTATCAAGAACA includes these proteins:
- the LOC123196335 gene encoding probable serine/threonine-protein kinase SIS8 isoform X1, whose translation is MKNLLKKLHIMSNPSEDSEGSASSKISKFHESSSSLSSFHNPENKSISGLSDWFSSVVHKKSPSPPSSSNVTRTERTSEPADLASGSGLDVVLDTVRRDSGSINSRDPDIEEEYQIQLALELSAKEDPEAVQIEAVKQISLGSCDPENSPAEIVAYRYWNYNSLSYDDKILDGFYDLYGILMASSSDRMPSLVDLQGTPVSDCVTWEAVLVNRAADANLLKLEQKALEVVVKLRSQTLASVSSDLVQKLAVLVAEHMGGPVGDPENMLRGFQSLSYSLKATLGSMVLPLGSLTIGLARHRALLFKVIADSVSIPCRLVKGHQYTGSDDVAMNFVRIDDGREYIVDLMADPGTLIPSDAVGLHIDYDDSFYSASPLSRDIDSSHVASSSSGVGSSFEEHSEFGIPDKRSRLGISVAIASHSEDTGKFDTSNFTGTIKGEEESNKLSSNVERVPAREVPGRSGYPYTRARSPSWTEGVISPAAHRMKVKDVSRYMIDAAKENPQLAQKLHDVLLESGVVTPPNLFTEIYQEQLDPSTAEVEMKDEYKQDIGTRESKDQDDLSPACFLPPLPRHRVYSKATPHFDQPEYLNKPAEGLGLNFPDIREVTGQPTSPQSDVTPVKYRKDVPVAAAAAAAAAAVVASSMVVAATKSNADSNIELPVAAAATATAAAVVATTVAVTKQYEQGARSDGDTDSAGYEQRGSGRCEHGSFGANSEGDRVSDGSAGNDSTKSDLDDVTECEIPLEEITLGERIGLGSYGEVYRGEWHGTEVAVKRFLDQDISGESLVEFEKEVLLMRKLRHPNVVLFMGAVTRVPNLSIVTEFLPRGSLYRLLHRPNNQLDERRRLRMALDAARGMNYLHNCNPVIVHRDLKSPNLLVDKNWVVKVCDFGLSRMKNSTFLSSRSTAGTAEWMAPEVLRNEPSDEKCDVYSFGVILWELFTMRQPWGGMNPMQVVGAVGFQHRRLDIPDNMDPAIADIIRKCWQTDPRLRPTFAEIMAALKPLQKPITSSQVPRPIA
- the LOC123196335 gene encoding probable serine/threonine-protein kinase SIS8 isoform X2; its protein translation is MKNLLKKLHIMSNPSEDSEGSASSKINWFSSVVHKKSPSPPSSSNVTRTERTSEPADLASGSGLDVVLDTVRRDSGSINSRDPDIEEEYQIQLALELSAKEDPEAVQIEAVKQISLGSCDPENSPAEIVAYRYWNYNSLSYDDKILDGFYDLYGILMASSSDRMPSLVDLQGTPVSDCVTWEAVLVNRAADANLLKLEQKALEVVVKLRSQTLASVSSDLVQKLAVLVAEHMGGPVGDPENMLRGFQSLSYSLKATLGSMVLPLGSLTIGLARHRALLFKVIADSVSIPCRLVKGHQYTGSDDVAMNFVRIDDGREYIVDLMADPGTLIPSDAVGLHIDYDDSFYSASPLSRDIDSSHVASSSSGVGSSFEEHSEFGIPDKRSRLGISVAIASHSEDTGKFDTSNFTGTIKGEEESNKLSSNVERVPAREVPGRSGYPYTRARSPSWTEGVISPAAHRMKVKDVSRYMIDAAKENPQLAQKLHDVLLESGVVTPPNLFTEIYQEQLDPSTAEVEMKDEYKQDIGTRESKDQDDLSPACFLPPLPRHRVYSKATPHFDQPEYLNKPAEGLGLNFPDIREVTGQPTSPQSDVTPVKYRKDVPVAAAAAAAAAAVVASSMVVAATKSNADSNIELPVAAAATATAAAVVATTVAVTKQYEQGARSDGDTDSAGYEQRGSGRCEHGSFGANSEGDRVSDGSAGNDSTKSDLDDVTECEIPLEEITLGERIGLGSYGEVYRGEWHGTEVAVKRFLDQDISGESLVEFEKEVLLMRKLRHPNVVLFMGAVTRVPNLSIVTEFLPRGSLYRLLHRPNNQLDERRRLRMALDAARGMNYLHNCNPVIVHRDLKSPNLLVDKNWVVKVCDFGLSRMKNSTFLSSRSTAGTAEWMAPEVLRNEPSDEKCDVYSFGVILWELFTMRQPWGGMNPMQVVGAVGFQHRRLDIPDNMDPAIADIIRKCWQTDPRLRPTFAEIMAALKPLQKPITSSQVPRPIA